Proteins encoded together in one Capricornis sumatraensis isolate serow.1 chromosome 3, serow.2, whole genome shotgun sequence window:
- the MRM2 gene encoding rRNA methyltransferase 2, mitochondrial, translating to MARSLKLVWASLQCQRFHTAGSRCKSRTGAEHLWLMRHLRDPFVKAAKVESYRCRSAFKLLEMNERHQILRPGLRVLDCGAAPGAWSQVAVQRVNAAGTDPRAPVGFVLGVDLLHIFPLEGATFLCPADVTDPRTFRKIQELLPGGRADVILSDMAPNATGIRSLDHDRLISLCLSLLDMVPEVLHPRGTFLCKTWAGSQSHRLRKRLTEEFQNTRTVKPEASRRESSEVYLLATQYRGKPASL from the exons ATGGCGCG GTCCTTGAAACTGGTGTGGGCTTCCCTTCAGTGTCAAAGGTTCCACACCGCTGGGAGTCGCTGCAAGAGCCGGACTGGCGCTGAGCACCTGTGGCTGATGCGGCATTTGAGGGACCCGTTTGTGAAAGCTGCGAAGGTGGAAAGTTACCGATGTCGAAGCGCCTTCAAGCTCCTGGAAATGAACGAGAGGCACCAGATCCTACGGCCCGGCCTCCGGGTGTTAGACTGTGGGGCTGCTCCTGGCGCGTGGAGCCAGGTGGCCGTGCAGAGAGTCAATGCTGCGGGCACAG ACCCCAGGGCTCCTGTTGGCTTTGTGCTTGGGGTAGATCTTCTCCACATATTCCCCCTGGAAGGAGCAACGTTTCTGTGCCCTGCTGATGTGACTGACCCCAGAACCTTCCGGAAAATCCAAGAGctgcttcctggtgggagagcaGATGTGATCCTGAGTGACATGGCACCCAACGCCACGGGGATCCGCAGCCTCGACCACGACAGGCTCATTAGCTTGTGCTTGTCCCTTCTGGACATGGTTCCAGAGGTCCTGCATCCCAGGGGGACTTTCCTCTGTAAAACCTGGGCTGGAAGTCAGAGTCATCGGTTAcggaagagactgactgaggaaTTTCAGAACACAAGGACTGTAAAGCCCGAGGCCAGCAGGAGAGAGTCGTCAGAGGTGTACCTCCTGGCCACACAGTACCGGGGGAAGCCTGCCAGTCTGTGA
- the NUDT1 gene encoding oxidized purine nucleoside triphosphate hydrolase: MCASRLYTLVLVLQPQRVLLGMKKRGFGAGRWNGFGGKVQEGETVEDGAKRELQEESGLTVGALHKVGQITFEFVGDPELMDVHVFCTDSVQGTPVESDEMRPQWFRLDQIPFGDMWPDDSYWFPLLLQRKKFRGYFRFQGQDTILDYTLREVDAI; the protein is encoded by the exons ATGTGCGCCTCAAGGCTCTACACGTTGGTCCTGGTGCTGCAGCCTCAGCGAGTCCTCCTGGGCATGAAGAAACGCGGCTTCGGGGCCGGCCGGTGGAACGGCTTCGGGGGCAAAGTTCAAGAAGGAGAGACCGTCGAGGACGGGGCCAAGag AGAGCTGCAGGAAGAGAGCGGTCTGACGGTGGGCGCACTGCACAAGGTGGGCCAGATCACGTTCGAGTTTGTGGGTGACCCCGAGCTGATGGACGTGCACGTCTTCTGCACAGACAGTGTCCAGGGCACGCCCGTGGAGAGCGACG AGATGCGCCCGCAGTGGTTCCGGCTGGACCAGATCCCCTTCGGGGACATGTGGCCAGACGACAGCTACTGGTTCCCGCTGCTGCTTCAGAGGAAGAAGTTCCGCGGCTACTTCAGGTTCCAGGGGCAGGACACCATCCTGGACTACACACTCCGCGAGGTGGACGCCATCTAG